A DNA window from Brassica napus cultivar Da-Ae chromosome C1, Da-Ae, whole genome shotgun sequence contains the following coding sequences:
- the LOC106428902 gene encoding protein pleiotropic regulator PRL2-like produces MTTEIEPQSLQKMNLKSVKRALDLFSPARDHIRKSDHNNEQIAPSIALILPGTEGAKEVQKGVTEKALAVVGPALPPRTLNDNTVHAGKSTTVLPAFGSSSERFSSWNLSTAALMERIPSRWPRPEWHAPWKSYRVIQGHLGWVRSVAFDSSNEWFCTGSADRTIKVWDVASGVLKLTLTGHIGQVRGLAVSNKDTYMFSAGDDKQVKCWDLEQNKVIRSYHGHLSGVYCLAFHPTLDVVLTGGRDSVCRVWDIRTNKQMFALSGHDKDVCSVFTHPTDPQVVTGSHDSTIKFWDLRYGRTMATLTNHKKAVRAMALHPKENAFVSASADNIKKFSLPKGEFRHNMLSQQRATINAVAVNEDGVMVTGGDNGSLWFWDWKSGHSFQQAETIVQPGSLESEAGIYAACYDQTGSRLVTCEADKTIKMWKEDESATPETHPLNFRPPKEIRRF; encoded by the exons ATGACGACGGAGATCGAGCCACAGTCACTGCAAAAGATGAATCTGAAATCAGTAAAGCGAGCTCTTGATCTTTTCTCCCCCGCTCGTGATCATATACGTAAGTCTGACCATAACAATGAGCAGATAGCTCCATCCATTGCCCT AATTCTACCAGGTACAGAAGGAGCCAAGGAAGTTCAAAAGGGCGTAACAGAGAAAGCTTTAGCTGTTGTTGGTCCAGCTTTACCGCCAAGAACCTT GAACGACAACACTGTTCACGCAGGCAAAAGCACCACTGTTCTTCCTGCATTTGGATCCTCATCTGAAAGGTTCTCT TCATGGAACCTGTCAACTGCTGCTTTAATGGAGAGAATACCTAGTAGATGGCCCCGTCCAGAGTGGCATGCGCCATGGAAGAGTTACAGG GTGATCCAGGGGCACTTGGGCTGGGTTAGATCTGTTGCATTTGACTCAAGTAATGAATGGTTTTGCACTGGTTCTGCTGATCGTACCATTAAG GTATGGGATGTAGCGAGTGGAGTTCTGAAGCTCACACTTACTGGACATATTGGGCAAGTACGAG GCCTGGCTGTAAGCAACAAAGATACCTACATGTTCTCTGCTGGTGATGACAAGCAAGTCAAATGCTGGGACCTTGAGCAGAATAAG GTTATCCGATCTTATCATGGTCACTTGAGTGGAGTCTATTGCTTAGCTTTTCATCCAACTCTGGACGTTGTACTAACCGGAGGGCGAGACTCTGTCTGCAGG GTGTGGGATATCCGTACGAATAAGCAGATGTTTGCACTCTCGGGACATGACAAAGACGTTTGTTCCGTTTTCACCCATCCAACC GACCCACAAGTTGTTACCGGTTCTCATGATTCGACCATTAAATTTTGGGACCTTCGATATG GTAGAACAATGGCAACTCTAACGAATCATAAGAAAGCTGTCCGAGCAATGGCGCTTCATCCGAAAGA GAATGCTTTTGTTTCTGCATCGGCTGATAACATCAAGAAGTTTAGCCTTCCTAAGGGAGAGTTTCGCCACAACATGCT TTCTCAGCAAAGAGCCACAATCAACGCAGTGGCTGTGAATGAGGATGGTGTAATGGTCACTGGAG GTGATAATGGAAGCTTATGGTTCTGGGATTGGAAGAGTGGTCACAGTTTCCAACAGGCAGAAACCATTGTACAGCCTG GTTCGCTGGAGAGTGAAGCTGGTATATATGCAGCGTGTTACGATCAGACGGGTTCAAGGCTGGTAACGTGTGAGGCAGACAAGACCATAAAGATGTGGAAGGAAGACGAGAGCGCAACTCCTGAAACCCATCCTCTTAACTTCAGACCTCCCAAAGAGATCAGACGCTTCTga
- the LOC106428920 gene encoding phylloplanin-like, whose translation MTMLKNKRITFSLIFVCLVMVSPMAKAQLGGLGGLLGGGGGGGGGLGGLLGGGGLGGLLGNGGLGGLLGGGGGGGVLGGILGLINIQGVLRCSANGNVSAPAFVNAGVQLQCGGQNNVVSTSTTNAAGLFSMLVNPIQLVLSTLLSDCQVAVTTPLSTCNAALPTGQLLSSSLALVGETVSGLLRVANLRPTGFTLA comes from the exons ATGACAATGCTTAAGAACAAACGAATAACCTTCTCACTGATCTTTGTGTGTCTCGTGATGGTGTCTCCAATGGCTAAGGCTCAGCTTGGTGGTCTGGGTGGCCttcttggtggtggtggtggtggtggtggtggcctaGGGGGACTTCTTGGTGGTGGTGGCCTAGGGGGCCTTCTTGGTAATGGTGGCCTTGGGGGGCttcttggtggtggtggtggtggtggtgtccTTGGAGGCATTTTAGGTCTCATCAATATTCAAGGCGTACTTCGTTGCTCTGCCAATGGCAATGTCTCCGCTCCTGCTTTCGTTA ATGCCGGCGTTCAGCTCCAATGCGGAGGACAAAACAACGTCGTCTCAACGTCGACTACAAACGCCGCCGGATTATTCTCGATGCTTGTAAACCCAATCCAGCTTGTGCTTTCTACACTCCTATCCGATTGTCAGGTCGCCGTCACAACCCCTCTCTCCACCTGCAACGCCGCACTTCCTACGGGCCAACTCCTCTCATCATCATTGGCCCTGGTTGGAGAAACCGTCTCTGGTCTCCTCCGCGTCGCCAACCTCCGCCCCACTGGCTTTACCCTTGCTTAG
- the LOC106428950 gene encoding translationally-controlled tumor protein homolog: MLVYTDLLTGDELLSDSFPYKEIENGILWEVEGKWTTQGCVEVNIGANPSAEEGGEDEGVDDSVQKVVDIVDTFRLQEQPTYDKKGFIAYIKKYIKLLTPKLNAEDQEAFKKGIEGATKYLLPKLKDFQFFVGESMHDDSTVVFAYYKEGATNPTFLYFGHGLKEVKC, from the exons ATGTTGGTGTACACTGATCTTCTCACCG GTGATGAGCTTCTCTCTGACTCTTTCCCTTACAAGGAGATTGAGAATGGTATTCTTTGGGAAGTTGAAGGAAAG TGGACTACCCAGGGATGTGTAGAGGTTAACATTGGTGCCAACCCCTCTGCTGAAGAAGGTGGTGAGGACGAGGGTGTTGACGACTCTGTTCAAAAGGTTGTTGACATTGTCGACACCTTCAGGCTCCAGGAGCAACCGACCTACGACAAGAAGGGGTTCATCGCCTATATCAAAAAGTACATCAAGCTTTTGACCCCCAAGCTCAACGCCGAAGATCAAGAAGCTTTCAAGAAGGGTATTGAGGGAGCTACCAAGTACTTGCTCCCTAAGCTCAAGGACTTCCAATT CTTTGTTGGGGAGAGCATGCACGATGACAGCACTGTGGTCTTTGCTTACTACAAGGAGGGTGCTACTAACCCAACATTTTTGTACTTCGGACATGGTTTGAAGGAGGTCAAGTGCTGA